A region of Emys orbicularis isolate rEmyOrb1 chromosome 20, rEmyOrb1.hap1, whole genome shotgun sequence DNA encodes the following proteins:
- the LOC135892632 gene encoding scale keratin-like, translating into MSSCKDLSCRPSPCYPDICPDPCVVARNEPCITSCADSTAVVYPPPVSVLFPGPILSTCPQHSLVGSTLPALPYGAGGSFGGGVLGGSIGYGGGYGGALEGGYGYGGLSGYGGSYGYGGLSGYGGSYGYGGLCGYGGGYGGGYGGLCGYGRRYGRRCYSSRRGSCGPC; encoded by the coding sequence ATGTCTTCCTGCAAAGACCTGTCTTGCCGACCCAGCCCGTGTTATCCTGACATATGCCCAGATCCGTGTGTTGTTGCCCGCAATGAGCCTTGTATCACCTCGTGTGCAGATTCAACAGCAGTGGTCTATCCACCACCGGTTTCCGTGCTATTCCCAGGACCAATTCTCTCTACTTGCCCTCAACACAGCCTAGTGGGAAGCACCTTACCAGCTCTACCCTATGGAGCTGGGGGCTCATTTGGGGGTGGTGTTTTGGGTGGCTCAATTGGTTATGGTGGTGGATATGGGGGTGCTTTAGAGGGTGGATATGGTTATGGGGGCTTAAGCGGTTATGGAGGCTCATATGGTTATGGGGGCTTAAGCGGTTATGGAGGCTCATATGGTTATGGAGGCTTATGTGGTTATGGTGGTGGATACGGGGGTGGCTATGGTGGCTTATGCGGGTATGGGAGGAGATATGGGAGGAGGTGCTATTCTTCCCGCCGTGGAAGCTGTGGCCCATGTTAA
- the LOC135892701 gene encoding scale keratin-like, giving the protein MSFCKDLSCRPSPCYPDICPDPCVVARNEPCITSCADSTAVVYPPPVSVLFPGPILSTSPQHSLVGSTLPTLPYGAGGSFGGGVLGGSIGYGGGYGGALEGGYGYRGLSGYGGSYGYGGLSGYGGSYGYGGLCGYGGGYGGGYGGLCGYGRRYGRRCYSSRRGSCGPC; this is encoded by the coding sequence ATGTCTTTCTGCAAAGACCTGTCTTGCCGACCCAGCCCGTGTTATCCTGACATATGCCCAGATCCATGTGTTGTTGCCCGCAATGAGCCTTGTATCACCTCGTGTGCAGATTCAACAGCAGTGGTCTATCCACCACCGGTTTCCGTGCTATTCCCAGGACCAATTCTCTCTACTTCCCCTCAACACAGCCTAGTGGGAAGCACCTTACCAACTCTACCCTATGGAGCTGGGGGCTCATTTGGGGGTGGTGTTTTGGGTGGCTCAATTGGTTATGGTGGTGGATATGGGGGTGCTTTAGAGGGTGGTTATGGTTATCGGGGCTTAAGCGGTTATGGAGGCTCATATGGTTATGGGGGCTTAAGCGGTTATGGAGGCTCATATGGTTATGGAGGCTTATGTGGTTATGGTGGTGGATACGGGGGTGGCTATGGTGGCTTATGCGGGTATGGGAGGAGATATGGTAGGAGGTGCTATTCTTCCCGCCGTGGAAGCTGTGGCCCATGTTAA
- the LOC135892628 gene encoding scale keratin-like, producing the protein MSFCKDLSCRPSPCYPDICPDPCVVARNEPCITSCADSTAVVYPPPVSVLFPGPILSTTPQHSLVGSTLPTLPYGAGGSFGGGVLGGSIGYGGGYGGALEGGYGYGGLSGYGGSYGYGGLSGYGGSYGYGGLCGYGGGYGGGYGGLCGYGRRYGRRCYSSRRGSCGPC; encoded by the coding sequence ATGTCTTTCTGCAAAGACCTGTCTTGCCGACCCAGCCCGTGTTATCCTGACATATGCCCAGATCCATGTGTTGTTGCCCGCAATGAGCCTTGTATCACCTCGTGTGCAGATTCAACAGCAGTGGTCTATCCACCACCGGTTTCCGTGCTATTCCCAGGACCAATTCTCTCTACTACCCCTCAACACAGCCTAGTGGGAAGCACCTTACCAACTCTACCCTATGGAGCTGGGGGCTCATTTGGGGGTGGTGTTTTGGGTGGCTCAATTGGTTATGGTGGTGGATATGGGGGTGCTTTAGAGGGTGGTTATGGTTATGGGGGCTTAAGCGGTTATGGAGGCTCATATGGTTATGGGGGCTTAAGCGGTTATGGAGGCTCATATGGTTATGGAGGCTTATGTGGTTATGGTGGTGGATACGGGGGTGGCTATGGTGGCTTATGCGGGTATGGGAGGAGATATGGGAGGAGGTGCTATTCTTCCCGCCGTGGAAGCTGTGGCCCATGTTAA